Proteins co-encoded in one Variovorax terrae genomic window:
- a CDS encoding MarC family protein: MDFKPLLTLLAIVNPLACVPFFIHYTQGFTRAQRRRTILITSFSAFSVIAASALLGLQILAFFNISLASFQVGGGMLLLTSSLSMLQAQTPQTKSNADEMQDAAEKAAVGASVAVVPLAIPLLTGPATMSTVVIYADKAKSFFQLATLVGYGVVIGLAAALCFSLAGPIARVLGKTGINVMTRLMGLILAALAVEVMSDGLLKLFPALGH, translated from the coding sequence ATGGACTTCAAGCCCCTGCTCACCCTGCTGGCCATCGTCAATCCGCTGGCCTGCGTGCCCTTCTTCATCCACTACACCCAGGGCTTCACGCGCGCCCAGCGCCGGCGCACCATCCTGATCACCTCGTTCAGCGCGTTCTCGGTGATCGCGGCTAGCGCGCTGCTGGGGCTGCAGATCCTGGCGTTCTTCAACATCTCGCTGGCCAGCTTCCAGGTCGGCGGCGGCATGCTGCTGCTGACCTCCTCGCTGAGCATGCTGCAGGCCCAGACGCCGCAGACCAAGTCGAACGCCGACGAGATGCAGGACGCGGCCGAGAAGGCCGCGGTGGGCGCCAGCGTCGCCGTGGTGCCGCTGGCCATCCCGCTGCTGACCGGGCCGGCCACCATGTCCACGGTGGTGATCTATGCCGACAAGGCCAAGAGCTTCTTCCAGCTCGCCACGCTGGTCGGCTACGGCGTCGTGATCGGGTTGGCCGCCGCGCTGTGCTTCTCGCTGGCCGGGCCGATCGCGCGCGTGCTGGGCAAGACCGGCATCAACGTGATGACGCGGCTAATGGGCCTGATCCTGGCCGCGCTGGCGGTGGAAGTGATGAGCGACGGGCTGCTGAAGCTGTTTCCGGCACTGGGACACTGA
- a CDS encoding cyclic nucleotide-binding domain-containing protein: protein MSGAATEEKLREQLRAAGLEIGGFCERIAERGPQLLHNAALLEDFTPEEVGILGGAMLLVRAHPGQALITEGQVGDWMLLLLSGTVDVTKRSPGGEVSRLAVIRQGTSFGEMSMLDGELRYATCVAIDEVEAGVIGRHAIAWLIREHPAVGAKLLVKITQLMAQRLRNTSNQLIRMLEKQ from the coding sequence ATGAGCGGGGCCGCCACCGAGGAGAAACTGCGCGAGCAATTGCGCGCGGCGGGGCTGGAGATCGGCGGCTTTTGCGAGCGCATCGCCGAGCGCGGGCCGCAGCTGTTGCACAACGCGGCGCTGCTGGAGGACTTCACGCCCGAGGAGGTCGGCATCCTGGGCGGCGCCATGCTGCTGGTGCGGGCCCACCCCGGGCAGGCGCTGATCACCGAGGGCCAGGTCGGCGACTGGATGCTGCTGCTGCTCAGCGGCACGGTGGACGTGACCAAGCGCAGCCCGGGCGGCGAGGTGTCGCGCCTGGCCGTGATCCGCCAGGGCACCTCCTTCGGCGAGATGTCCATGCTCGATGGCGAGCTGCGCTACGCCACCTGCGTCGCCATCGACGAGGTCGAGGCCGGCGTGATCGGCCGCCACGCCATCGCCTGGCTGATCCGCGAGCACCCGGCCGTGGGCGCCAAGCTGCTGGTCAAGATCACCCAGCTGATGGCCCAGCGCCTGCGCAACACCAGCAACCAGCTGATCCGGATGCTGGAAAAACAATAG
- a CDS encoding MlaD family protein: MENKAHALAAGIFVLAVTALLVALAVWLTRDTGVQHAYELTTRDTVTGLQPQATVRFRGIAVGKVTAIGFDPKVTGNVLVRLAVDDGTPITRSTFATLSYQGVTGLAFVQLDDSGESKELLASSDSDPARIPLRPGLLNKLTDQGAAILAQVEETTKRLNQLLASENQQRITGALDSIGQAAGSVNRLVGTLDATVTQRLDPALAAVPALAADAGKTLRSLQATSDDFGRTARRLNEKDGPIDRLAEGSQALSHAAGSVNLSTLPRVNRVTEDASHAVRQLSRTVNNINDNPQSLIFGNGQVPPGPGEAGFAAPGASP; the protein is encoded by the coding sequence ATGGAAAACAAGGCCCATGCCCTGGCCGCCGGCATCTTCGTGCTGGCGGTGACGGCCCTGCTGGTGGCGCTGGCCGTCTGGCTCACGCGCGACACCGGCGTGCAGCACGCCTACGAGCTGACCACCCGCGACACCGTCACCGGCCTGCAGCCGCAGGCGACGGTGCGCTTTCGCGGCATCGCGGTAGGCAAGGTGACGGCCATCGGCTTCGACCCCAAGGTCACCGGCAACGTGCTGGTGCGCCTGGCCGTGGACGACGGCACGCCCATCACCCGCTCCACCTTCGCCACGCTGAGCTACCAGGGCGTGACCGGCCTGGCCTTCGTGCAGCTCGACGACAGCGGCGAGTCGAAGGAGCTGCTGGCGTCCAGCGACAGCGACCCGGCGCGCATTCCGCTGCGGCCGGGCCTGCTCAACAAGCTCACCGACCAGGGCGCGGCCATCCTCGCGCAGGTCGAGGAAACCACGAAGCGGCTCAACCAGCTGCTGGCCAGCGAGAACCAGCAGCGCATCACGGGCGCGCTCGACAGCATCGGCCAGGCTGCGGGCAGCGTCAACCGGCTGGTCGGCACGCTGGACGCCACCGTCACGCAGCGGCTCGATCCCGCGCTGGCGGCCGTGCCGGCGCTGGCGGCCGATGCTGGCAAGACCCTGCGCTCGCTGCAGGCCACCTCCGACGACTTCGGCCGGACCGCGCGGCGGCTCAACGAGAAGGACGGCCCGATCGACCGGCTGGCCGAGGGCTCGCAGGCGCTGTCGCATGCCGCCGGCTCGGTCAACCTGTCCACCTTGCCGCGCGTGAACCGCGTGACCGAGGACGCCTCGCACGCCGTGCGCCAGCTCAGCCGCACCGTCAACAACATCAACGACAACCCGCAATCGCTGATCTTCGGCAATGGCCAGGTGCCGCCCGGCCCGGGCGAGGCCGGGTTTGCCGCGCCGGGAGCAAGCCCATGA
- a CDS encoding ABC transporter ATP-binding protein: MSAARPPEGLSTAAARPSSIQGDSSSFAQAGDAPVVEISKLWTVFRSPERETVIHQDLDLSISRGEVLSLVGGSGTGKTVLLRQILGLERAARGQVTVLGRPAARLGERGAASRVGMLFQHGALFSAFTVLENVAFPLRELKTLPGALIRDAAMVKLQMVGLGPEHARKMPSDLSGGMIKRVALARALIMDPPLLLLDEPTAGLDPESSDGFCTLLRSLHRELGLTVVMVTHDLDTLFELSTRIAVLADRKVIASGRPKDVIAFPHPFIRDFFLGERGQRAMELLREYPFAV; this comes from the coding sequence ATGAGCGCCGCCCGGCCGCCCGAAGGTTTGTCTACGGCCGCCGCCCGGCCGTCCTCCATCCAGGGAGACAGCTCCAGCTTCGCCCAGGCCGGCGATGCCCCGGTGGTCGAGATCAGCAAGCTGTGGACGGTGTTCCGTTCGCCCGAGCGCGAGACCGTGATCCACCAGGATCTGGACCTCAGCATCTCGCGCGGCGAGGTGTTGTCGCTGGTGGGCGGCTCGGGCACCGGCAAGACCGTGCTGCTGCGCCAGATCCTGGGCCTGGAGCGGGCCGCGCGCGGCCAGGTCACGGTGCTGGGCCGGCCCGCCGCGCGCCTGGGCGAGCGCGGCGCGGCCAGCCGCGTGGGCATGCTGTTCCAGCACGGCGCGCTGTTCTCGGCCTTCACCGTGCTGGAGAACGTGGCCTTTCCGCTGCGCGAGCTCAAGACGCTGCCCGGCGCGCTGATCCGCGATGCCGCGATGGTCAAGCTGCAGATGGTGGGGCTTGGCCCCGAGCACGCGCGCAAGATGCCGTCCGACCTGTCGGGCGGCATGATCAAGCGCGTGGCGCTGGCGCGCGCGCTGATCATGGACCCGCCGCTGCTGCTGCTGGACGAGCCCACGGCCGGGCTCGACCCCGAGAGCTCCGACGGCTTCTGCACCCTGCTGCGCTCGCTGCACCGCGAGCTCGGCCTCACGGTGGTGATGGTCACGCACGACCTGGACACGCTGTTCGAGCTCAGCACGCGCATCGCCGTGCTGGCCGACCGCAAGGTGATCGCGAGCGGCCGGCCCAAGGACGTGATCGCCTTTCCGCATCCGTTCATCCGCGACTTCTTCCTCGGCGAGCGCGGGCAGCGCGCGATGGAGCTGTTGCGCGAATACCCGTTCGCGGTATAG
- a CDS encoding enoyl-CoA hydratase/isomerase family protein, with protein MSAIATAPDTASELRVEPRGPVLWLTIEREARRNAMSHAVLAGMAQAIEAAQADRGVRAIVITGAGAKAFCAGADLQSANAFTTDYSEPIGHLARLLRVARASHVPLVARVNGACMAGGMGLLAMCDMAVAARHAVFGLPEVKVGVFPAQVLSVLQHLIPRRKLAELCLTGEPLTSAEALDYGLVNYVDDDVDAKLDWLLARLLDKSPAAIRRGLYTMKKIEAMPFEESMSFTESQIALFTLTEDAKEGQKAFQEKRPPEWKGQ; from the coding sequence ATGAGCGCCATCGCAACCGCCCCTGACACTGCCTCCGAACTGCGCGTCGAACCGCGCGGCCCCGTGCTGTGGCTCACCATCGAGCGCGAGGCGCGCCGCAACGCCATGAGCCACGCCGTGCTGGCCGGCATGGCGCAGGCGATCGAGGCCGCGCAGGCCGACCGCGGCGTGCGCGCCATCGTCATCACCGGCGCGGGCGCGAAGGCCTTCTGCGCAGGGGCCGACCTGCAGTCGGCCAACGCCTTCACCACCGACTACTCCGAGCCCATCGGCCACCTCGCGCGGCTGCTGCGCGTGGCCCGGGCCAGCCACGTGCCGCTGGTGGCGCGCGTCAACGGCGCCTGCATGGCCGGCGGCATGGGGCTGCTGGCGATGTGCGACATGGCGGTGGCGGCGCGCCATGCGGTGTTCGGCCTGCCCGAGGTCAAGGTCGGCGTGTTCCCGGCGCAGGTGCTGAGCGTGCTGCAGCACCTGATCCCGCGGCGCAAGCTCGCCGAGCTGTGCCTGACCGGCGAGCCGCTGACGTCGGCCGAGGCGCTGGACTATGGGCTGGTCAACTACGTGGACGACGACGTGGACGCGAAGCTCGATTGGCTGCTGGCGCGCCTGCTCGACAAGTCGCCGGCCGCGATCCGGCGCGGCCTGTACACCATGAAGAAGATCGAGGCCATGCCGTTCGAGGAAAGCATGAGCTTCACCGAAAGCCAGATCGCGCTGTTCACGCTGACCGAGGACGCGAAGGAGGGCCAGAAGGCCTTCCAGGAAAAGCGCCCACCTGAATGGAAGGGGCAGTGA
- a CDS encoding LysR family transcriptional regulator translates to MSHPATPVLADLHLLTVLAQTRSYTQAARRLGISKASVSMRIGELERAAGVPLVRRTTRSVGLTEAGQQLVDDTQPSFAHIEQSFASVRDLAGSPRGLVRVTAPVALGRQHIAPTLAAFLRRQPEIRVELDLTDRFVNLVQEGFDLAVRHAHAPPDTHVAWVLCESRSVLVASPEYLRRRGAPSHPSQLASHDCLLYLRDTAGQNWSFEREAGRKAERVIVAVNGPLKANNSEVLREAVLGGLGLGLLPDFSAAGHLRPRSLVPVLPGWRPQGFFGDRLYAIRPWAPQVPRAVQCFVDHLRETLAGGFEMPG, encoded by the coding sequence ATGAGCCACCCCGCCACGCCCGTCCTCGCCGACCTGCACCTGCTCACGGTGCTGGCCCAGACGCGCAGCTACACCCAGGCGGCGCGGCGCCTGGGCATCTCCAAGGCTTCGGTCAGCATGCGCATCGGCGAGCTCGAGCGCGCCGCCGGCGTGCCGCTGGTGCGCCGCACCACGCGCTCGGTCGGCCTGACCGAGGCCGGCCAGCAACTGGTGGACGACACCCAGCCCTCGTTCGCGCACATCGAGCAGAGCTTTGCCAGCGTGCGCGACCTCGCCGGCTCGCCGCGCGGCCTGGTGCGCGTGACGGCGCCGGTGGCGCTGGGCCGCCAGCACATCGCGCCCACGCTGGCCGCCTTTCTGCGGCGCCAGCCCGAGATCCGCGTCGAGCTGGATCTGACCGACCGCTTCGTCAACCTGGTGCAGGAAGGCTTCGACCTCGCGGTGCGCCATGCGCATGCGCCGCCCGACACCCACGTGGCCTGGGTGCTGTGCGAATCCCGCTCGGTGCTGGTGGCCAGCCCCGAGTACCTGCGGCGGCGCGGCGCGCCCTCGCATCCGTCGCAGCTCGCATCGCACGACTGCCTGCTGTACCTGCGCGACACGGCGGGCCAGAACTGGTCGTTCGAGCGCGAGGCGGGGCGCAAGGCCGAGCGCGTGATCGTCGCCGTCAACGGGCCGCTGAAGGCCAACAACAGCGAGGTGCTGCGCGAGGCGGTGCTGGGCGGGCTGGGGCTGGGCCTGCTGCCGGACTTCAGCGCGGCCGGCCATCTGCGCCCGCGCAGCCTGGTGCCGGTGCTGCCCGGCTGGCGCCCGCAGGGCTTCTTCGGCGACCGGCTCTACGCCATCCGCCCCTGGGCGCCCCAGGTGCCGCGCGCGGTGCAGTGCTTCGTGGACCACCTGCGCGAGACGCTGGCCGGCGGCTTCGAGATGCCGGGCTGA
- a CDS encoding MlaE family ABC transporter permease — protein sequence MEESNPRVTHQTMPDGPWTVLLGRWTAAQLTRPEAWRAVLRDLKAAAGPGGWDLRAVQRLDHIGAQVLWNHWGRRWPQQLQTLPTQRAVLEQVAKFSLELPAPARPTPRQHFLALGAQVWRVLHHGRDLIRLIGQLLLDLLRLVRAPHEGPWRDVSGHLYHIGATALPITALVGFLIGVVLAYLTSQQLRQFGADAFIVDILGISLIRELGPVLAAILIAGRSGSAITAQIGVMRVTEELDAMRVMGIPHGYRLVMPRAMALAVVMPLISVWTTVAALAGGMLAAYLVLDVTPTYFMTALPKAVQVANLTLALGKSAVFGLLIALTGCYYGLRVKPNTESLGQGTTASVVTSITVVILVDALFAVVFKDVGI from the coding sequence ATGGAGGAATCGAACCCCCGCGTCACGCACCAGACCATGCCCGATGGGCCGTGGACCGTGCTGCTGGGCCGCTGGACGGCCGCCCAGCTCACGCGGCCCGAGGCCTGGCGGGCGGTGCTGCGCGACCTGAAGGCGGCCGCGGGGCCTGGCGGCTGGGATCTGCGCGCGGTGCAGCGCCTGGACCACATCGGCGCCCAGGTGCTCTGGAACCACTGGGGCCGCCGCTGGCCGCAGCAATTGCAGACCCTGCCGACGCAGCGCGCGGTGCTGGAACAGGTGGCGAAGTTCTCGCTCGAGCTGCCGGCGCCGGCCCGGCCCACGCCGCGCCAGCATTTCCTGGCCCTGGGCGCGCAGGTGTGGCGCGTGCTGCACCACGGGCGCGACCTGATCCGGCTGATCGGCCAGCTGCTGCTCGACCTGCTGCGGCTGGTGCGCGCGCCGCACGAAGGCCCGTGGCGCGACGTGTCGGGCCACCTGTACCACATCGGCGCCACGGCGCTGCCGATCACCGCGCTGGTGGGCTTCCTGATCGGGGTGGTGCTGGCCTACCTCACCTCGCAGCAGCTGCGCCAGTTCGGCGCCGACGCCTTCATCGTGGACATCCTGGGCATCTCGCTGATCCGCGAGCTCGGGCCGGTGCTGGCCGCCATCCTGATCGCGGGGCGCTCGGGCTCGGCCATCACTGCGCAGATCGGCGTGATGCGCGTGACCGAGGAGCTCGACGCCATGCGCGTGATGGGCATTCCCCACGGCTACCGCCTGGTGATGCCGCGTGCCATGGCGCTGGCGGTGGTGATGCCGCTGATCAGCGTGTGGACCACCGTGGCCGCGCTGGCCGGCGGCATGCTGGCGGCCTACCTGGTGCTGGACGTGACGCCCACCTATTTCATGACCGCGCTGCCCAAGGCGGTGCAGGTGGCCAACCTCACGCTGGCGCTGGGCAAGTCGGCGGTGTTCGGCCTGCTGATCGCGCTCACCGGCTGCTACTACGGCCTGCGCGTGAAACCCAACACCGAGAGCCTGGGGCAGGGCACCACCGCCTCGGTGGTGACCTCCATCACCGTGGTGATCCTGGTCGATGCGCTGTTCGCGGTGGTGTTCAAGGACGTGGGGATATGA
- a CDS encoding ABC-type transport auxiliary lipoprotein family protein gives MTFPLSAMNFVAVRGRLTRTFAVFLSISALLAGCALPDKPARPVMYDFGPGAQSAAAATRQAPLATLALAEIEASGPLDSSAVLYRLAYADAQQLRPYAQARWSMPPPQLLRQRLRESLGQRRVVLNIDELASLGRSEGVHPLTLRIELEEFSQIFESPERSAGLVRLRATLVDSLPTGDRLLAQRSVVAQRPAPTPDAPGGVRALTAAADAAVEEITQWLQQVR, from the coding sequence ATGACCTTTCCTCTGTCTGCTATGAATTTCGTAGCTGTCCGCGGCCGCCTGACAAGGACCTTTGCCGTATTTCTTTCGATATCCGCGCTGCTGGCGGGCTGCGCGCTGCCCGACAAGCCGGCGCGGCCCGTGATGTACGACTTCGGCCCCGGCGCCCAGAGCGCCGCGGCGGCCACGCGCCAGGCGCCGCTGGCCACGCTGGCGCTGGCCGAGATCGAGGCCAGCGGCCCGCTCGACAGCTCGGCCGTGCTCTACCGCCTGGCCTATGCCGACGCGCAGCAGCTTCGCCCCTATGCGCAGGCGCGCTGGAGCATGCCGCCGCCGCAGCTATTGCGCCAGCGCCTGCGCGAGAGCCTCGGGCAGCGCCGCGTGGTGCTCAACATCGACGAGCTGGCCTCGCTCGGCCGCAGCGAGGGCGTGCATCCGCTGACCCTGCGCATCGAGCTCGAGGAGTTCAGCCAGATCTTCGAGTCGCCCGAGCGCAGCGCGGGCCTGGTGCGGCTGCGCGCCACGCTGGTGGACAGCCTGCCCACGGGCGACCGGCTGCTGGCCCAGCGCAGCGTGGTCGCGCAGCGCCCGGCGCCCACGCCCGACGCGCCCGGCGGCGTGCGCGCGCTGACCGCCGCCGCCGACGCGGCGGTGGAGGAGATCACCCAATGGCTGCAGCAGGTGCGGTGA
- a CDS encoding MFS transporter: MTLSDSGPMARRTLWVMLLALCCAFTLSQAFRTVAAMMAKPLQAELGLSNQQLGLFAGAFHFAFGAMQLFMGVGIDLHGIRRTVLIAFPLAIAGSALSALASSYPLLLAGQVLIGIGCAPAFLVCTVFIARNFPAARFAAVSGLIMSLGGIGLLLTGTPLAWLIEVSSWRAGFAVLGVGSALAWLVVFALVRDTPAPAAAEPPPRESLPEALRAFGALFAVPHTWGIMVLGAVTYSSFIALRGLWLGPLLIERYGYTLVQSGNVALAVSVVSLLGPPLFGRLRTQGRAQRHWIIGFTLLMAAAFAALALSPGAHLAVAGVLLSGFLSGYIVLQYADVRAAYPAALTGRALAVFTMAMFLGIALVQWLTGLVATYALAHGIEPYTAVLFAIAALLAMGALAFAALPAPASAARPAR, from the coding sequence ATGACGCTTTCCGATTCCGGGCCGATGGCCCGCCGCACCCTCTGGGTCATGCTGCTCGCGCTGTGCTGCGCCTTCACGCTGAGCCAGGCGTTTCGCACCGTGGCCGCCATGATGGCCAAGCCGCTGCAGGCCGAGCTGGGCCTGTCGAACCAGCAGCTCGGCCTGTTCGCCGGCGCCTTTCACTTCGCGTTCGGCGCCATGCAGCTGTTCATGGGCGTGGGCATCGACCTGCACGGCATCCGCCGCACGGTGCTGATTGCGTTTCCGCTCGCCATCGCCGGCTCGGCGCTGTCGGCGCTGGCGAGCAGCTACCCGCTGCTGCTGGCCGGCCAGGTGCTGATCGGCATCGGCTGCGCGCCGGCCTTCCTGGTCTGCACGGTGTTCATCGCGCGCAACTTTCCGGCCGCGCGCTTCGCCGCGGTGTCGGGCCTGATCATGAGCCTGGGCGGCATCGGCTTGCTGCTGACCGGCACGCCGCTGGCCTGGCTGATCGAGGTGTCCTCGTGGCGCGCCGGCTTCGCCGTGCTGGGCGTGGGCTCGGCGCTGGCCTGGCTGGTGGTGTTCGCGCTGGTGCGCGACACCCCCGCGCCCGCGGCGGCCGAGCCGCCCCCGCGCGAGTCGCTGCCCGAGGCGCTGCGCGCCTTCGGCGCCCTGTTCGCCGTGCCGCACACCTGGGGCATCATGGTGCTGGGCGCCGTCACCTACTCGTCGTTCATCGCGCTGCGCGGCCTCTGGCTCGGGCCGCTGCTGATCGAGCGCTACGGCTACACCCTGGTGCAAAGCGGCAACGTGGCGCTGGCGGTCTCGGTCGTGAGCCTGCTCGGCCCGCCGCTGTTCGGGCGGCTCAGGACGCAGGGCCGCGCTCAGCGGCACTGGATCATCGGCTTCACCCTGCTGATGGCAGCCGCGTTCGCCGCCCTGGCGCTGAGCCCGGGCGCCCACCTGGCCGTGGCCGGCGTCCTGCTGAGCGGCTTTCTGTCGGGCTACATCGTGCTGCAGTACGCCGACGTGCGCGCGGCTTACCCGGCGGCCCTGACCGGCCGTGCGCTGGCGGTGTTCACCATGGCCATGTTCCTGGGCATCGCGCTGGTGCAGTGGCTCACGGGCCTGGTGGCCACCTATGCCCTGGCGCATGGCATCGAGCCCTACACGGCGGTGCTGTTCGCCATCGCCGCCCTGCTCGCAATGGGCGCGCTGGCCTTCGCCGCTCTGCCGGCCCCGGCCAGCGCGGCGCGGCCCGCGCGCTAG
- a CDS encoding acyclic terpene utilization AtuA family protein, producing the protein MEKIVRIGGASGFWGDSSVGAPQLVALGQLDYLVFDYLAELTMSILAAARGKNPALGYATDFVTVTMKTILKDVAAQNIRVISNAGGVNPQACAEAIAALAAEQGVAVKIAVVQGDDVMPLLETLRVQGDVRELQSGAPLPPRVLTANAYLGALPVKRALDAGAQIVITGRCVDSAVTLGALMHEFGWAADDYDRLAQGSLAGHIIECGCQATGGLHTDWEAVPDWANIGYPVLECHADGHFVATKPPGTGGLVSTAVISEQMLYEIGDPRRYLLPDVTCDFTQVTLAPVGEQRVAVRGARGLAPGPACKVSATWLDGFRCNAQLTIVGLDAARKARRTGEAILERTRGLFAQAGLADYSRTNIEVLGSEAGNFGPHARTAGVREAVLHLAVMHPQKAALEIFAREIAPAGTSWSPGTTGAAGRPSPSPAIKQFAFLLDKARLAPQVVLDGQVLDVAVPTGQAPVPAPGAEPARPAEPPAGPTRELPLIALAWARSGDKGDSSNIGVIARRPEWLPLLRAQLTEARVAAWLAHLVRGTVTRYEVPGIHAMNFLCTQALDGGGMASLRNDPLGKGMAQILLTMPVQVPDGWEA; encoded by the coding sequence ATGGAGAAGATCGTCCGCATCGGCGGCGCCTCGGGCTTCTGGGGCGACAGCAGCGTGGGCGCGCCGCAGCTCGTGGCCCTGGGCCAGCTCGACTACCTGGTGTTCGACTACCTGGCCGAGCTCACCATGTCGATCCTGGCCGCCGCGCGCGGCAAGAACCCGGCGCTGGGCTACGCCACCGACTTCGTCACGGTCACGATGAAGACCATCCTGAAGGACGTGGCGGCGCAGAACATCCGCGTCATCAGCAATGCCGGCGGCGTCAATCCGCAGGCCTGCGCCGAGGCCATTGCCGCCCTGGCCGCCGAGCAGGGCGTGGCGGTGAAGATCGCCGTGGTGCAGGGCGACGACGTGATGCCGCTGCTGGAGACCCTGCGCGTGCAAGGCGATGTGCGCGAGCTGCAAAGCGGCGCGCCGCTGCCGCCCCGGGTGCTCACAGCCAACGCCTACCTCGGCGCCCTGCCCGTGAAGCGCGCGCTCGACGCCGGCGCGCAGATCGTCATCACCGGCCGCTGCGTGGACAGCGCGGTGACGCTGGGCGCGCTGATGCACGAGTTCGGCTGGGCCGCCGACGACTACGACCGGCTGGCCCAGGGCAGCCTGGCCGGCCACATCATCGAGTGCGGCTGCCAGGCCACCGGCGGCCTGCACACCGACTGGGAGGCCGTGCCCGACTGGGCGAACATCGGCTACCCGGTGCTCGAATGCCATGCTGACGGCCACTTCGTCGCCACCAAGCCGCCGGGCACGGGCGGGCTGGTCAGCACGGCGGTGATCAGCGAGCAGATGCTCTACGAGATCGGCGATCCGCGCCGCTACCTGCTGCCCGACGTGACCTGCGACTTCACGCAGGTCACGCTGGCGCCGGTGGGCGAGCAGCGCGTGGCCGTGCGCGGCGCGCGCGGCCTGGCGCCCGGGCCGGCCTGCAAGGTTTCGGCCACCTGGCTCGACGGCTTTCGCTGCAACGCGCAGCTCACCATCGTGGGCCTCGACGCCGCGCGCAAGGCGCGGCGCACCGGCGAAGCCATCCTCGAACGCACGCGCGGCCTGTTCGCGCAGGCGGGCCTGGCCGACTACAGCCGCACGAACATCGAGGTGCTGGGCAGCGAGGCCGGCAACTTCGGCCCGCACGCCCGCACGGCCGGCGTGCGTGAGGCCGTGCTGCACCTGGCCGTGATGCATCCGCAGAAGGCCGCGCTGGAGATCTTCGCGCGCGAGATCGCGCCGGCCGGCACCAGCTGGTCGCCCGGCACCACGGGCGCGGCGGGCCGGCCCAGCCCCTCGCCCGCGATCAAGCAGTTCGCCTTCCTGCTCGACAAGGCGCGGCTGGCGCCGCAGGTGGTGCTCGACGGGCAGGTGCTCGACGTGGCGGTGCCCACGGGCCAGGCGCCCGTGCCGGCGCCCGGGGCCGAGCCCGCCCGGCCGGCCGAGCCGCCCGCCGGCCCCACGCGCGAGCTGCCGCTGATCGCGCTGGCCTGGGCCCGCAGCGGCGACAAGGGCGACAGCTCCAACATCGGCGTGATCGCGCGCCGCCCCGAGTGGCTGCCGCTGCTGCGCGCCCAGCTCACCGAGGCGCGCGTGGCCGCCTGGCTGGCGCACCTGGTGCGCGGCACGGTCACGCGCTACGAGGTGCCGGGCATCCACGCCATGAACTTCCTGTGCACCCAGGCGCTGGACGGCGGCGGCATGGCGAGCCTGCGCAACGACCCGCTGGGCAAGGGCATGGCGCAGATCCTGCTCACGATGCCGGTGCAGGTGCCCGACGGCTGGGAGGCGTGA